In Oncorhynchus gorbuscha isolate QuinsamMale2020 ecotype Even-year linkage group LG02, OgorEven_v1.0, whole genome shotgun sequence, a single genomic region encodes these proteins:
- the tsnaxip1 gene encoding translin-associated factor X-interacting protein 1 isoform X2 produces MLMYFDCRLSVNITLKKELGDKWQLAVLAHVEHQPELAVLQATCQPGLPMSPLKLFSRGGDILQVERSRTMAYLRDQIRELEPLRARLVVVSEQCEKRILGLREEERVEIRALKQERQHRQKVIENMRETQSSLQTQVCCLQADLAAQYLMYREECDARKLLIANISSMSYGPDEEPEEEQEEVEIEDPVKEKLALKVCREDLTKAQVELNRLHAEYGDVVPRRDWETLDHTHKENLLKLETLQKDFDQMKAEYDTLLEVHKQVTTQRDSLQGELEGFKEASTPRPEWEQCADVLGGSGRWADLSQGLSSQRRLEILLAELGGKNSEFFTGLGTSDDVPIYLRYEGQLKNHRLKKNAVVRILKEVWKEKVMEDGRRNESSNLPEFLRQHLERQYGEKAGEWAYSLVEGIRQHQKDDFVSLFNDILTGKVDESVYHGQTHLLSNLLKVLIHSDSTESGLISVQDFRDNLQMAFPLKRAQDIDELVTTAQAELDNNGGSLPYQRLYTEDADGKHKDFLNLVKKQASTERHMYISQLRTQLGGKGEVTVADLRAAFKNIDPSLDATTLDWVLTMAFQIHQGELEQHTTQMDTELALQHLLAIDVTRAGPAPQQD; encoded by the exons ATGTTAATGTATTTTG ACTGTCGTCTGAGTGTCAACATAACGCTGAAAAAAGAACTGGGCGACAAGTGGCAATTGGCGGTCCTGGCTCATGTAGAGCATCAACCAGA GTTGGCTGTACTTCAGGCTACCTGTCAACCTGGCCTGCCCATGTCACCTCTCAAGTTGTTCAGCAGGGGAGGAGACATACTACAGGTGGAGAGATCAAGAACCATGG CATACTTACGGGACCAGATCCGGGAGCTGGAGCCTCTCCGTGCTCGTCTGGTTGTGGTGTCAGAGCAGTGTGAAAAGAGGATCCTGGGCctgcgagaggaggagagggtagagattAGAGCTCTGAAGCAAGAGCGCCAACACCGTCAAAAGGTTATTGAAAacatgagagagacacagagttccCTGCAGACCCAG GTGTGTTGTCTGCAGGCAGACCTGGCCGCTCAGTATCTGATGTACAGAGAAGAATGTGATGCTCGCAAGCTGCTCATCGCCAACATCAGCAGCATGAGCTATGGACCAGATGAGGAACCCGAGGAAGAGCAGGAAG AAGTGGAAATCGAGGACCCAGTGAAGGAGAAATTGGCTCTGAAGGTGTGTCGAGAGGACCTGACTAAAGCCCAGGTGGAGCTAAATCGCTTGCATGCGGAGTATGGAGACGTAGTTCCCCGCCGTGACTGGGAGACGTTGGACCATACCCACAAAGAGAACTTGCTTAag CTGGAGACCCTGCAGAAAGACTTTGATCAGATGAAGGCTGAATATGACACACTGCTTGAGGTGCACAAGCAAGTCACAACACAGAGGGACAGCCTCCAGGGAGAACTGGAGGGCTTCAAAGAGGCCTCTACCCCCAGGCCAGAATGGGAGCAGTGTGCAG ACGTACTGGGAGGTAGTGGGCGTTGGGCAGATCTCTCCCAGGGCCTGTCCAGCCAGCGGCGTTTGGAGATCCTGCTGGCAGAACTGGGAGGAAAGAACTCAGAGTTTTTCACTGGACTG GGTACTTCTGATGATGTGCCCATATACCTGCGCTATGAGGGGCAGTTAAAGAACCATAGGCTAAAGAAGAATGCGGTTGTGAGAATCCTCAAGGAGGTTTGGAAGGAGAAGGTCATGGAGGATGGAAGG AGAAATGAAAGCAGCAATCTTCCCGAGTTTCTGCGGCAACATCTGGAGAGACAATATGGGGAAAAGGCTGGAGAGTGGGCTTATAGCTTAGTAGAGGGCATTCGTCAACACCAAAAGGATGACTTTGTCAGCCTCTTCAATGACATTCTCACAGGAAAG GTGGATGAGAGTGTGTACCATGGTCAGACACATCTACTGTCTAACCTGCTGAAAGTGTTGATCCACAGTGACAGTACAGAGAGTGGGCTGATCAGTGTTCAGGATTTCAG AGATAACTTGCAAATGGCCTTCCCTCTGAAAAGAGCGCAAGACATCGATGAGCTCGTGACAACAGCTCAGGCCGAGCTAGACAACAACGGTGGGAGCCTCCCATACCAAAGACTGTATACAGAG GATGCAGATGGGAAACACAAAGACTTCCTGAATCTGGTGAAGAAGCAGGCCTCCACAGAGAGGCATATGTATATCAGCCAACTGAGGACTCAGCTGGGAGGCAAAGG AGAGGTGACTGTGGCTGATCTAAGGGCTGCCTTTAAGAACATTGACCCCTCTCTGGACGCTACCACACTAGACTGGGTCCTAACTATGGCATTCCAGATACACCAGGGGGAGCTAGAGCAGCACACAACACAAATGGACACAGAGCTGGCCCTGCAGCACCTCCTGGCAATAGATGTGACCAGGGCTGGGCCTGCACCACAACAGGACTGA
- the tsnaxip1 gene encoding translin-associated factor X-interacting protein 1 isoform X1, with translation MSTQKDIRLPPLSSFERLSSECQHNAEKRTGRQVAIGGPGSCRASTRVGCTSGYLSTWPAHVTSQVVQQGRRHTTGGEIKNHGCGDDFGGPVGKPRFLEQLESYLKKELQALDLQQPKVQERKLQAYREVFGCFIEDFKTYKPLLCAIKNEYEITLAYLRDQIRELEPLRARLVVVSEQCEKRILGLREEERVEIRALKQERQHRQKVIENMRETQSSLQTQVCCLQADLAAQYLMYREECDARKLLIANISSMSYGPDEEPEEEQEEVEIEDPVKEKLALKVCREDLTKAQVELNRLHAEYGDVVPRRDWETLDHTHKENLLKLETLQKDFDQMKAEYDTLLEVHKQVTTQRDSLQGELEGFKEASTPRPEWEQCADVLGGSGRWADLSQGLSSQRRLEILLAELGGKNSEFFTGLGTSDDVPIYLRYEGQLKNHRLKKNAVVRILKEVWKEKVMEDGRRNESSNLPEFLRQHLERQYGEKAGEWAYSLVEGIRQHQKDDFVSLFNDILTGKVDESVYHGQTHLLSNLLKVLIHSDSTESGLISVQDFRDNLQMAFPLKRAQDIDELVTTAQAELDNNGGSLPYQRLYTEDADGKHKDFLNLVKKQASTERHMYISQLRTQLGGKGEVTVADLRAAFKNIDPSLDATTLDWVLTMAFQIHQGELEQHTTQMDTELALQHLLAIDVTRAGPAPQQD, from the exons ATGTCGACACAGAAAGATATTAGATTACCACCTTTATCATCGTTTGAACG ACTGTCGTCTGAGTGTCAACATAACGCTGAAAAAAGAACTGGGCGACAAGTGGCAATTGGCGGTCCTGGCTCATGTAGAGCATCAACCAGA GTTGGCTGTACTTCAGGCTACCTGTCAACCTGGCCTGCCCATGTCACCTCTCAAGTTGTTCAGCAGGGGAGGAGACATACTACAGGTGGAGAGATCAAGAACCATGG ATGCGGTGATGATTTTGGTGGCCCTGTGGGGAAGCCACGATTCCTGGAGCAGCTTGAAAGCTACCTAAAGAAGGAGCTGCAGGCTCTTGACTTACAACAACCAAAAGTCCAAGAGCGCAAACTACAG GCATACCGGGAGGTCTTTGGCTGTTTCATTGAGGACTTCAAAACGTACAAGCCGCTTCTGTGTGCCATAAAAAATGAATATGAAATCACATTAG CATACTTACGGGACCAGATCCGGGAGCTGGAGCCTCTCCGTGCTCGTCTGGTTGTGGTGTCAGAGCAGTGTGAAAAGAGGATCCTGGGCctgcgagaggaggagagggtagagattAGAGCTCTGAAGCAAGAGCGCCAACACCGTCAAAAGGTTATTGAAAacatgagagagacacagagttccCTGCAGACCCAG GTGTGTTGTCTGCAGGCAGACCTGGCCGCTCAGTATCTGATGTACAGAGAAGAATGTGATGCTCGCAAGCTGCTCATCGCCAACATCAGCAGCATGAGCTATGGACCAGATGAGGAACCCGAGGAAGAGCAGGAAG AAGTGGAAATCGAGGACCCAGTGAAGGAGAAATTGGCTCTGAAGGTGTGTCGAGAGGACCTGACTAAAGCCCAGGTGGAGCTAAATCGCTTGCATGCGGAGTATGGAGACGTAGTTCCCCGCCGTGACTGGGAGACGTTGGACCATACCCACAAAGAGAACTTGCTTAag CTGGAGACCCTGCAGAAAGACTTTGATCAGATGAAGGCTGAATATGACACACTGCTTGAGGTGCACAAGCAAGTCACAACACAGAGGGACAGCCTCCAGGGAGAACTGGAGGGCTTCAAAGAGGCCTCTACCCCCAGGCCAGAATGGGAGCAGTGTGCAG ACGTACTGGGAGGTAGTGGGCGTTGGGCAGATCTCTCCCAGGGCCTGTCCAGCCAGCGGCGTTTGGAGATCCTGCTGGCAGAACTGGGAGGAAAGAACTCAGAGTTTTTCACTGGACTG GGTACTTCTGATGATGTGCCCATATACCTGCGCTATGAGGGGCAGTTAAAGAACCATAGGCTAAAGAAGAATGCGGTTGTGAGAATCCTCAAGGAGGTTTGGAAGGAGAAGGTCATGGAGGATGGAAGG AGAAATGAAAGCAGCAATCTTCCCGAGTTTCTGCGGCAACATCTGGAGAGACAATATGGGGAAAAGGCTGGAGAGTGGGCTTATAGCTTAGTAGAGGGCATTCGTCAACACCAAAAGGATGACTTTGTCAGCCTCTTCAATGACATTCTCACAGGAAAG GTGGATGAGAGTGTGTACCATGGTCAGACACATCTACTGTCTAACCTGCTGAAAGTGTTGATCCACAGTGACAGTACAGAGAGTGGGCTGATCAGTGTTCAGGATTTCAG AGATAACTTGCAAATGGCCTTCCCTCTGAAAAGAGCGCAAGACATCGATGAGCTCGTGACAACAGCTCAGGCCGAGCTAGACAACAACGGTGGGAGCCTCCCATACCAAAGACTGTATACAGAG GATGCAGATGGGAAACACAAAGACTTCCTGAATCTGGTGAAGAAGCAGGCCTCCACAGAGAGGCATATGTATATCAGCCAACTGAGGACTCAGCTGGGAGGCAAAGG AGAGGTGACTGTGGCTGATCTAAGGGCTGCCTTTAAGAACATTGACCCCTCTCTGGACGCTACCACACTAGACTGGGTCCTAACTATGGCATTCCAGATACACCAGGGGGAGCTAGAGCAGCACACAACACAAATGGACACAGAGCTGGCCCTGCAGCACCTCCTGGCAATAGATGTGACCAGGGCTGGGCCTGCACCACAACAGGACTGA